The Macadamia integrifolia cultivar HAES 741 chromosome 4, SCU_Mint_v3, whole genome shotgun sequence genome contains the following window.
TGGCTTCGCTATCGCTCCTATGTAGTGGTTGGCTTTCAAAATAGTATTGGTAGCATTAGAGATAGGGGGCGGCAACTAAAGAGGTAGCGAGACTGATCACAATTGCAAGAATCAGTTCGACTCACTGACTGTAACTATCTTATCTTTCTTTGAAACTATTATAAACAGATTTCTTGTAGAGTGATTGATTTATATAGCATAGCATGCCCTCCCTAAAGGGGCCTctactctcttctctttctctttagtTCATCCAACAAATTCTTAGGAAAAGAGGATACCCCAAGACCCTTATAAGGGTAATCAACCGCCCATTTAGAAATAGAATGGACTAAAACATTCTCCGCCATATATACATAACGGAAacattaaaaatcaaaccttgCTTGGAGGATCTTTATGTCTTGGATAATTGTAGGAATCTCAATAGATGAAGGTACATTTCAAGTATCAAACATCTAATCAGTGCAAGGCAGTTTTTGTGGAAAACAACACAGTGGTAACCAACATAACGAGCTGCATTTATAGCCATATGGAGAGCAAGGGCCTCCCCACAAATGCTGAAGAGATTATTAGTGAAGTAAATCTTTTTACTATCATGAGATTAGGTGTCCCTTACTTTAGAAAGCAAATTATAGTATCAGATCATGAtgaatttcattattttacCTATTCAAACTCTCTAATATTATATGTAAACTTCTCAAAATGATAATTAATGATGGCCAAATAAACACGCCCATGTATGGTTTTAGTGTCATCACTAAACTCATAGAAACAAAACTATATTGAAAGCTGTCCCAGAACCATCCTACCAAAGGAGTCAATTTTCGGACTAGAATCAGGAATCATCGCAAAACAATCCTGTTAAAATTTGGAATTGAACCGTTTCATTAATAAATGTGATGATATTCTTATGTTCAAGTTTTATGAAGgtttcaacttctttttttttttttttttttNNNNNNNNNNNNNNNNNNNNggggggggggggtgggtgtggAGGGTGAAGGTTGTTTAAAATGACGGTTTCACTGGGGTGAATTGGAGGAGGTGGTTTCCAGAGgagggatccggctcctctcctgaGCGCTAATCGCCAAGGTAGATCGCCCATGTCGATCCATAGCTACCCGGGCGATCAAGATATGTCCAAACGCTAATCCAATGACTATTAACATCACGCCTCTATTCTAGTCGGTAGAAGCACAACTGTTAAATCAATGTTTGAATACGTGTCAATCTCCCAAATAACCATGAGAAGGGGTGCGATAAGGAGGATGAGGACAGAATGGCAACACGGTAAGATTGGCCCATGGCAACTTGGCAAGGGTGATGAGAGGCGAGAGCAGTAGGTGATAGGTGACAGGCTATCTGGacagagtaggggtgtcaatcctaagCCCGCATCGGTAGGCCCGACCCAGCCCGACCAGCTTAAGGCCCGACCTGGACcggcccgtttaataaatgtgtcgggcttaagcccgacccgtttattaaatgggcatTCACGGTACAGAGTAGTAGCCCGTCGGGCACCCGATTGGCCCAACTCACTTAACTAGCCTGGTAGAACCGACTCAATTAGCCTGATCGGCCCGACCCCCTTTAGAAATGCTAAAATTGTATATGGAATAGCTAGGACTAAATAGTAATTTCATATgggaaaaaaccctaactgCCCAAAGAAGTAAAAGAACCCTGGAAGTCACTCACCAGAGCCGcttccttcttccctcatcCTTCTTCTCTAGTCGTCGCATGCCACTGGTAGCAGTTGGTCGCCGGTGCCTTCTTCCATCTAGTCACTGCATGCCGCTGGTCGCCGGTGCCATCTTCCCTCTCCTACCCTTGCTGCCGCTGTCAGCCGGTACCTTGCGAGCCACTGCTAGCCACTACCCTCTTCCTTCTAGGCTCTGTTACCCTCTTCCTCCGCCGCTTGTTTTCAGGTATGTTTagtttttttcctctctttttttgctATGGTTTTTGTTTCATCTTCAAGAACTTGGAATAGCTTCCCATTTTCCCCCATTAATTTTTTCCGCTTTCCTTGCGATCCCTTCTTCAAAACTTCGAACCCATTTCGTTGCTGAGGATTAAACTTTGAACTATTCAGTTTCTCTTGTTTCAGGTATGTTTACTACTTAGTTTCAATTGGGTTATGCGGAATACATTCTAATTTGAGTTCAAATAGAGGACCTTTGTTTATAGTCTTCTATGTGTTTGCGCGTGTGTAGTATTTCTCTAATCAGATTCCTTTCAAGTCTATTAATTTCCACCCTATATAGACACTTGGCTGTGAGGGTTGTGACTTTGGCTATGGAGACCCAATTTGGAAATAATGACCGGATTGACGAAGATAGAATTGAAGAGCCTCCAGGTTGAGATACaacacttttttttccccctataaAATTGCTTTTATTGTCTGCATTTGTATTTGTGGAAAACGAAAATCTAACTCCAGAGATGTGCATTTGGCAGAACTGATTTATAGTATTCCGTGAAACCATTTGAGACCTAAGAATACAACTAAAAGAACATCAGGCAACAAAGACCTGGCAAACTGCAAGAAGCATGCAAACTTCattagattagttatttttgctTGTTTTGTCTGTAAATTTTGTGCACTTGGCAACTGTATGGAGCTGTCCCTAATATTTTATTGTATATATCTCAAATACAGTTATGAATTCGTTGATCAGAATAATGGTGAACATGTAAATTCAAGTTATCAATGAAGGTCTAGTCATTACCATAAACTTGTGCTTCCAACTGAAATTGTTAGATTGATTGTGAAGCTGCTCATCACTTGATAAAACTTAGAAACCCCTTGTTAACTGCAAGATATGGTTCTGAAATTGtcaattgtgaatgttatcctcGATTTAATCCGCTTAAAAACTGATTTTAGAGTAGGcccgtttaaagcccgtttagagccaatttagaattaaataggcccATAGCCTGTTTAAGCTAGCTTGATTAAAGCCTGACATCGATTGGCCCGTTTACAAACCGTACTGTGCCCCCCAAACccaggcccgtttaagtaaacgggcattcacggtGTAGGGATTTCAAACTGTCAGGCCCGATTAGGCCCGACtgagaccggcccggcccgaccTATCGACACCCCGATAGAGGGGCTAAACtaagaattttaaatttcaaggGAGAAAGTGAGGTGAAACTTTGTTTTTCTTAGagaatcagaaaataaaattagggtaGGGTATTTTGAGTGAATATAGGGTGAGAAAATAAGGCGCAGACCAAGAAACGGATTCCCCACGAAACCCTGAGTCCTGACTCTGACTGACTCTGAATAAAGAAAGCCGAAGCTTGATGGCCAGCGAAAGCAACCgctgagggtttagggtttaacgGAAGCACATCGCCATTGGAGGTCCCTATAAGGGTTGTCAACGTGAACTacaacaagaaaagaagaacagTAGCAGATAGTTACAGCAATCGTCAAAGTTTCGATCATGTCGTCCTCTGCTCGTAAAAGTTCAGAAAACGAAATTCCTGTGACCTCGGAATCCCCTGAAACCTCAGACCATCCTTCTCCCTCTGAAATCCAAACAATTAGAGAAGTTTCAGACCTTTCTGTCGGTGACAAAGGCCAAGATTCTGGTGTTTCAGATCAGTTGAATGTCTCTGGAAGcgaagaaggggaagggggagaagatgaggaagagggagaATGTGGGTTTTGTCTATTCATGAAGGGAGGTGGATGCAGAGATAGTTTCATCTCTTGGGAGAAATGCGTGGAAGATGCAGAGAAGAACAAGGAGGATGTGGTCGAAAAGTGTTCTGCCATCACGGGAATTTTGCATAAGTGTATGGAAGCCCATGCAGATTACTACGAACCGATACTTCGGGCGGAGaaggcagcagaagaagaggtggtCAAGGAATTGGAGCGGGAAGCCGCTTCGAAGGAATCCAATCGGGAAACGGAGTCAAAGGATAAACAGGAAGCGTAGTGGTTTATTcaattttgttatttatttatttattttcaagagaaaaaaatatttctatttAATTGTAGGGCTGACATTAATTGTTATGTAGATCGTCAGCTCCTTCGAGGTAAGTAACTAAGTACGAGATCCTGAGATGTTAATGCTCAGCGTCCCTAGTGTTTTTCCATAGGGGATGAATAAAAGGATGAGATTTTTGTTGTTTAAATTTGTCTCCAAATCTGAATACTTAAATTTAACTAATCATTTACCTCTGCTTCGGGACTTATATGCTTGTTCAAGTGCAGGAAAAATACTCATATCATTGACTGTatctggggaaaaaaaaaattctgttatCACATGTCAGTGCTAAATATTTCCtgtgtaattaattaattagagTTCAAACAAAGATGTTTTCATCAAGTTTGTGAAGTTTTGAAACGTTCTTTTGTTatagaatatttttttgttacCAGGATTCTATAATGAATCTTTCATGATCGATGTTTTGTTTGTTAATTAATTGAGATAACATGAAGTTCTCAAACATGGGTTTTATGTTCCTTAAAACTAGAGGCTGTGGAATTAGTTACATGTTTGTTACTTATATGCtgcataattatttttattgcatATTCTTGACATGATAAAGCTAATTGCCAGTGCTGCTGAATGTATTATGATACTGAAGAGTGGATCTTAGATTGCTAAAGAGTTGTCATTCATGAAATAAGAAGTCTATGGTGGTCACCTGGTTGTAGCAGCTCTTAAAAGTCAAGTGACTTGACATATTGGGCCTACATCCTCATGACTTCCTGCCCATGGAGCCCTAGAGAAAGAGGACGTATGAAGTCTACATTTAGTAGAGCactaatcaaaagaaaagaagacaactCCGCACCCTTTTGTTGTTGGTCTCATGCCCAGATAAAGGAGGAGAGTTGGTGTGTTAGGTCGGCAATTGGCATTGGAAAAACCTAGCCTTGGTGCATCAGGTCAGCATCTAGCACTGTAAAAATCCCTGGCCAAACCCTTTTGATATGGATTCTAAAACCTTATATTATCAGGATGATGCTAGAATGTTCCCAGCCATAATAAGTGACTCGAGAAATGACCTTGGTGTATTGAAAAGTGAGCAAGGGTTAGCTAAGGCATCCCTTGTAAGTGATGTGCCACCTCAGCTCCCAAATGTGGTGGTGAGTAGGCAATGGTTCTCGCATTGTGGACAAGTACGAGAAAGTAGCTAGTCCAAAAGCGTAAGATTAGGTTAGCATCTTGGAACTTTAATGGGTAAGAGTCTAGAATTGATAGATGTTATgaagagaagaaggattaaCATGGCCTGTATTtaagagactagatggaagggtaaaaaagcTAAGGAGTTGGACAACCTTAAACTTTGTATATGGGGGATAAAAGTAACAGAAGTAGAGTGGGCATAGTTGTGGATAAAGATTCAAAGAATGATGTGGTGGATGTTAAAAGATTTGGAGATATGATTATATCCATAAACCTTATGTTGGAGAAAGAAGTTGTCAATATAATTAACGTTTGGCACCCCAAGTAGCATTTGATATTAAGTTATAATTTTGGAAACACATGGATGGATTAATGCAAGGTTTTAATTAAGGAGAAAAGATTGTTGTAGGAGTGATCTTATTGGACATGTTAGGAGAGATCGTAGACGCTATGGAGGTGTACACAGAGGATATCGTTTTTAGAGAGAGGAACGAAGAGAGGATCTCAGTTTAGATTTTATTGTGGTGTATGATTTATCCATTATAAACACTTAGAAAAGAGAGATGAGCATTTAGTTATCATAGTAGTCAATTAGATTTCTTCCTAACTAGAAGGTTCGATAGATCGTATGTAAGGCCTGCACGGTGATTCCAGGGGAGACTGTAACCGTCATGGATATGAGTCTTATTACGCAGAatcgtaaaaaaaaaagtgagctTATTTGCCTTAggataaggtggtggagattaaaaGGAGATGACTACTTATATTAAGAAGGTTGCTAAAGATGTCCTAGACGAATCGAAAGGAAAACATCATTCCTCTAGGGAggcttggtggtgggatgatgaggttcAAACAACATCAAGACTAAAAAAGCTAGTTTTAAGTGATGCAAAATCATGGCTGAACTGTATTGACCCGTGTGGCAATCTAGACTGAGATGAACCACGTTCAATTGAATTTTGgaatctagtaggattttaggaggatttatttattttgggaataATATTGTAATCTTTCTTTCATTTGGATAGATGCGGAGGAATggtcttttatttcctttcttcttagtTGGGTAGATTAGGGTAGAATATTTTATTCCCAAGTAGAATAGTTTTCCAATTTAGGttgttttttctcttatttatataaACTGATGGGCATAGTAGAGCAAGATttgaaaaatggattgaacaAGTGTTTATGGTGCCGGGTAGGTGCATAACCATGGTCGTGTGGCCACCTTATTTTTCCACACCCTttgtgaatctctctctctctctctctctctttccctgtTTATTTTCCTGCAACCAGCCCTATCAGCCCTCGATCTCTCTCTACCCTACCTCATTTTAGCCTTAACATAGGTCAACGGAGGTCCTCCTTCGGGCAATTTAAGTTCCAGAATTTCAGCCCCAAAGATCCCTGTTGTGAGAGATTAACCTACAACCATAACCAGTTCTATACCTATTGCCCCTTCTGATTTCAGGATTGAAAATGTTAAAACTGTACCTAGTTTTTGGGGTTTCTGTTGGTTGGAATCAATAGGGTTTTGAAATCTGATTTTTCTACTGAAATCTAATGGAAATTTGAGTAATGGTGAGGGAAAAACTCACCAGGTTCGAAACTGGTTTCCGCCCCTGTTTTCTTGGCTGACGGTTGAAGACAACTTCCAAACCTAAGTCGTGAGTTCTTTTGACACTTCTtacttctttttcccaaaatgcCCCTTTCCTTGTTCTCTTATTCTTCATGGTCCTTATTTTAATCTCCTTTCC
Protein-coding sequences here:
- the LOC122075331 gene encoding uncharacterized protein LOC122075331, yielding MSSSARKSSENEIPVTSESPETSDHPSPSEIQTIREVSDLSVGDKGQDSGVSDQLNVSGSEEGEGGEDEEEGECGFCLFMKGGGCRDSFISWEKCVEDAEKNKEDVVEKCSAITGILHKCMEAHADYYEPILRAEKAAEEEVVKELEREAASKESNRETESKDKQEA